A genome region from Thermomonospora amylolytica includes the following:
- the pglX gene encoding BREX-2 system adenine-specific DNA-methyltransferase PglX — translation MIDRAALLADLRRQVTALEDDLRERAAEVPEFDASLRKEWREALEAERTAASYESWLEGQVTQAAVAWVLGTVFLRFCEDNDLIDLPYLAGPGDRLELVAERQQQYFENNPEKTDRDWIVEGFHALAAASPVAAGLFDRTHNPMWRITPSHPAAKALLGFWRTRGEDGEVVHDFTDDEWNTRFLGDLYQDLSEHAKKTYALLQTPEFVEDFILDLTLEPAVDEFGLTPEPPNARPDLPKGLRVIDPTCGSGHFLLGAFHRLLAKWRQAEPTADSWDLINRVLYSVHGVDKNPFAVSIARFRLLIAAMKEAGVKRLANVPNFYINVAVGDSLIHGRGAGVQDELLFEEEETHTFATEDVGSYIRSVDILGSHSYHVVIGNPPYITVKDKKENENYRKAYHEVCSGKYALSAPFAYRFFYLAKLAGGDRRHAGYVGQITANSFMKREFGKKLIEDFFRLKVELTHLIDTSGAYIPGHGTPTVILVGRNMMPTSRPIRAALGVRGEPNQPENPARGQVWRSIVTQIHKPGSEDEWITVTDLERERLSTHPWSLSGGGADALMAIIASHPKKLGDVTESIGFGTITGDDEAYKADREIPAWQKNSASSRRFVEGDRVRDWGTQSASFIVYPYNVDKPATHLANTSIFWPVRTTLRSGLAFGKTREERGLTWFEYTLHSPKRYATKFSISFAFVATHNHFVLDRGGKVFNRSAPVIKLPEGASEDDHLALIGILNSSTACFWLKQVSHSKGNATAASGMPDQPWSWNWEFTGTKLQEFPLPSTLPLHYGREIDKLAQQLSAVEAETVCRRSIPARNTLNEAADKHSQVHGRMVALQEELDWQSYHLYGLLSADEIAELQAPVEELPEIKPGERAFEILLARSLERGESNSKWFSHHGHVQTTKVPTHWPEPYRRVVEKRIEVIEKRRDIALIEQPEHKRRWASQPWEKKEKAALRNWLLDRCEKPELWSTPDELGNLQPRPMTVNRLADKLREDADFVSVARLYAGQDADLAKVIAEITQDEHVPYLAALRYKPSGLRKRAQWEKTWDLQREEDSTNKRLDIPVPPKYSSADFLKPSYWRNRGKLDVPKERFISYPHASPDGDGSLLLGWAGWDHREQAHALMTLIEERSTRDGWERDRLIPLLAGLAEVMPWVRQWHGEIDPNFGMSPADAYAGYLEDQKIRHSLSDEDLAAWRPPANSRGRKPKAKKSE, via the coding sequence GTGATCGACCGTGCTGCGCTGCTCGCGGACCTGCGCAGGCAGGTCACCGCGCTGGAGGACGACCTGCGGGAGCGCGCCGCGGAGGTTCCGGAGTTCGATGCCAGTCTCCGTAAGGAGTGGCGGGAGGCGCTGGAGGCCGAGCGGACGGCGGCCTCCTACGAGTCGTGGCTGGAGGGCCAGGTCACCCAGGCGGCGGTGGCCTGGGTGCTGGGCACGGTGTTCCTGCGGTTCTGCGAGGACAACGACCTGATCGACCTGCCGTACCTGGCCGGGCCGGGCGACCGGCTGGAACTGGTGGCCGAACGGCAGCAGCAGTACTTCGAGAACAACCCGGAGAAGACCGACCGCGACTGGATCGTGGAGGGCTTCCACGCGCTGGCGGCGGCCTCCCCGGTGGCGGCGGGCCTGTTCGACCGGACGCACAACCCGATGTGGCGGATCACCCCGTCACACCCGGCGGCCAAGGCGCTGCTGGGCTTCTGGCGTACGCGGGGCGAGGACGGCGAGGTCGTCCACGACTTCACCGACGACGAGTGGAACACCCGCTTCCTGGGCGACCTCTACCAGGACCTGTCCGAGCACGCGAAGAAGACGTACGCGCTGCTGCAGACGCCGGAGTTCGTCGAGGACTTCATCCTGGACCTGACGCTGGAGCCGGCCGTGGACGAGTTCGGGCTGACCCCCGAGCCTCCGAACGCCCGGCCCGACCTGCCCAAGGGCCTGCGGGTCATCGACCCGACCTGCGGCTCCGGGCACTTCCTGCTGGGGGCCTTCCACCGGCTGCTGGCCAAGTGGCGTCAGGCCGAGCCGACCGCCGACTCCTGGGACCTGATCAACCGGGTGCTGTACTCGGTGCACGGCGTCGACAAGAACCCGTTCGCGGTCTCCATCGCCCGCTTCCGGCTGCTCATCGCCGCGATGAAGGAGGCTGGGGTCAAGCGGCTGGCCAACGTTCCCAACTTTTACATCAACGTTGCAGTCGGCGATTCACTGATTCACGGCAGAGGCGCGGGCGTACAGGACGAACTCCTCTTCGAAGAGGAGGAAACGCACACCTTTGCGACCGAGGACGTTGGAAGTTATATTCGATCTGTAGACATCCTCGGATCACACAGCTACCACGTGGTCATCGGAAACCCCCCCTACATTACGGTAAAAGACAAGAAAGAGAACGAAAATTACCGGAAGGCATACCATGAGGTTTGCTCCGGAAAGTACGCACTCTCCGCACCCTTTGCCTACCGTTTCTTTTACTTGGCTAAACTCGCTGGAGGAGATCGCCGTCATGCAGGATACGTCGGCCAGATCACTGCCAACTCCTTCATGAAGCGAGAGTTTGGCAAGAAACTCATCGAAGATTTCTTCCGGCTGAAGGTGGAGCTGACTCATCTCATCGATACGTCAGGAGCCTACATCCCTGGACATGGGACACCAACCGTAATTCTTGTAGGCCGGAACATGATGCCTACCAGCCGGCCAATCCGAGCCGCCTTGGGCGTCCGCGGAGAACCCAATCAGCCAGAGAACCCAGCGCGAGGGCAGGTTTGGCGTTCAATTGTCACTCAGATCCATAAACCTGGCAGCGAGGACGAGTGGATCACTGTCACAGATCTGGAACGTGAGCGGCTTTCCACTCACCCCTGGAGTCTGAGCGGTGGCGGAGCCGATGCTCTCATGGCAATCATTGCTAGCCACCCAAAGAAGCTCGGAGACGTCACAGAATCCATTGGATTTGGAACGATCACCGGGGATGACGAGGCATACAAAGCCGATCGAGAAATTCCCGCATGGCAAAAAAATTCGGCTTCATCCAGAAGATTCGTGGAGGGGGATCGGGTAAGAGACTGGGGAACGCAAAGCGCCAGCTTCATCGTCTACCCCTATAACGTCGACAAGCCGGCTACACATCTCGCCAACACGTCCATCTTTTGGCCCGTTCGCACCACCTTGAGATCAGGACTCGCATTCGGCAAGACCCGAGAGGAACGCGGGCTTACTTGGTTTGAATACACGCTTCACTCCCCCAAGCGTTACGCTACAAAATTTTCCATATCTTTTGCTTTTGTGGCCACCCATAACCACTTCGTGCTTGATCGAGGCGGGAAGGTCTTCAACCGTTCCGCGCCGGTGATCAAGTTGCCGGAGGGGGCGAGCGAGGACGACCACTTGGCGCTGATCGGCATCCTCAACAGCTCAACGGCCTGCTTCTGGCTCAAGCAAGTCAGCCACAGCAAGGGAAATGCCACCGCAGCGAGCGGCATGCCAGATCAACCCTGGTCGTGGAACTGGGAATTCACTGGGACTAAGCTGCAAGAATTCCCTCTCCCCTCCACCCTTCCACTACACTACGGCCGCGAAATTGACAAACTGGCACAGCAACTGTCCGCCGTGGAAGCGGAGACAGTGTGCAGGAGATCAATTCCTGCTCGCAATACCCTAAACGAGGCCGCCGATAAGCATTCACAAGTTCACGGCCGAATGGTGGCACTCCAGGAGGAGCTGGATTGGCAATCCTATCATCTCTACGGCCTGCTGTCGGCAGACGAGATCGCAGAACTACAAGCCCCAGTAGAGGAACTCCCTGAAATAAAGCCAGGTGAGCGAGCGTTCGAAATCTTGCTGGCTCGCAGTCTCGAAAGGGGAGAGTCAAACAGCAAGTGGTTCAGCCATCACGGGCATGTACAGACCACCAAGGTTCCGACGCACTGGCCCGAGCCGTATCGCCGAGTGGTGGAGAAGCGGATCGAAGTCATCGAGAAGCGTAGGGACATTGCGCTGATTGAGCAGCCCGAGCACAAGCGGCGCTGGGCTAGTCAGCCGTGGGAGAAGAAGGAGAAGGCCGCTCTTCGCAACTGGCTGCTGGATCGGTGCGAGAAGCCGGAACTGTGGTCCACGCCCGATGAGCTGGGCAACTTGCAGCCCAGGCCGATGACAGTGAACCGGCTGGCCGACAAGCTGCGTGAGGACGCCGACTTCGTCTCCGTGGCCCGGCTGTACGCCGGGCAGGACGCCGACCTGGCCAAGGTGATCGCGGAGATCACCCAGGACGAGCACGTCCCCTACCTGGCCGCCCTGCGCTACAAGCCGTCCGGCCTGCGCAAGCGGGCGCAGTGGGAGAAGACCTGGGACCTTCAGCGCGAGGAGGACTCCACCAACAAGCGCCTCGACATCCCGGTGCCGCCGAAGTACTCCTCCGCCGACTTCCTCAAGCCGTCCTACTGGCGGAACCGCGGGAAGCTGGACGTTCCCAAGGAGCGGTTCATCTCTTACCCGCACGCCAGCCCGGACGGTGACGGTTCTCTGCTGCTCGGCTGGGCCGGGTGGGACCACCGGGAGCAGGCACATGCGC